ACTGCCAATATTTGAAAGGTATGCAGATTAGAATGCAAAATTCCTTATTTTATCTGCAATATACCTCGGGGCAATAACGTTTcgaaatatattgtacagtattgaTTAATTTACCTGTAACAAAATGGTAATCTAATAATAATTACACtctaataataattacatgagGAAAAAAGTCAATGCGTGCTGTtgccttttttccccccctctctacAGCATTGTGTTGGACTAGTAGTTTCAATAATATGGTGGCCCGAGGTCACATGCTCGACAGAGAGGTCACCACTCCCTGTTATTGGCTCCATATGGGAATTGGACAAATATCAATGTCATATGTGAATTCACCTATGCAGGAGGAGACTGCAAACTTTTCAGTACCAGATCTGTTGGTTACACTACCACACCTCTCTCAGGACAACTAGAAACGGATAGACACAAAACTGCCACCTTTACAGCGACACAGAACTAaagactgaaagagaaaaaatgcacaaGTGGCCAAAATCTCCAACAGCAACCCAAGATTTGGGTCTTTTAATTGTAAGTGATAATTTTGCTTACAACAGTCAATGAATGACATATTCTTATCTTCCAAATGTATATTGCCCTGTGGATGCAGATATAAACAGACAACCAGCAATGCGTAAACCAATAACCGAAGCAAGACATAAAAAgcacaggaataaagaaaaatattaattaggcTACTCTCTTCACTGAACAAGACATCAAGCACATAGGCAAATAGGGAGATATACAGATGATTAAATTACTTGaattataaaaagacaaataggaagagagagagagggggagagagagagagagagagagagagacatcttcgCCAgaagtcatattttattttccattaacctGTCAAAGTTTATACATAGTAAATaatataatcaacaaaattattaaaaaatcgtGCTTTAATAACAcgacatataaagaaaatattcagcaaCGTTAGGAGTATTCTGATAGTCCAGTGGAAAATCACTAAACCTTGTTTCGTcacataaaatatgttttatgttttttttttttttgtagattaggaCCTACTTATGATATAGCAACCGGGTGCAGATCTTGCAGCCTTGGGGGAAATTTTTTAAGGATATTCAAAATGGTGGCTGGTGGCCATCAGAAAACCTAAATTTAGCTATATCCGAGCTTCTAATTGACATAGAGACCTGAATTTGGTAGCAAAATGTTTGGTTATGTACCCAAGGAATACAATTGTGGACTccaaattataatattttcattgtttccagACTATATTATAATTATGAGGCCAAATATCACAAATCTCTGTCAAATATAACGCCAATATTTCTCATAATCTCACATGACGTCAGAGATACATATCaacaattatattatacaaatattaatcaaatttaataaaatacaactGATCTGTTGAAGTTTTATTGATAGAATACTATGCATATACAGGGATACTTCTCTAATTTTATGTCTAGTCACTATCGGATGAATCCACCCCAACTCTGTCTGTATCAACATCATCACCTTCGACATATTCGTCATGATTTTCTTCCCTGGAAGCAGAAACTGTACGAGGATTTTTACATTCCCTCTCTGCACGGCAGGCACAAAAGATAGAACATGAAATACAAGCCCTGGCTTGCAGTGGAACAACAGTGTAATGATGAGCATCcacatttaatcatttttactacTGATAGAGGAACAGGTCATACATCTGATGGCAAAGCAGTTGGTTCCAGTTTGTTTGTGTCAGCATTTATGTGCCAGCCATAATGCACAGGATTAAGTACAGGTGGATCAGCTTCAAGGGCACATCTCCAAATTGCAGCGGGCAGGTGGGCTCTATACACATGCTGTTCAAAAGCTTCTTTATTGGAGGCAGTACCCTTAGATTTGGAGCAGAACTGAGCCTGTGATTGGCCATCTTGCTTCTCCAAACCACGTCTCGAAGAGATGTCATATCGTATTCATTTGGAAATCTATAACATGATGCTATGAATGCCACTGGACTATGATACGTAATCCAAAATAAGCAAATTAGAGAAGATCGTCAATAGATTACTTGTTGCTGAAAGCCcttgagatatatacatatatacaaacatacataattatatatacatatgtatatatatacatatacgtgtttatgtgtatatatatatatatatatgtacatacatacacacacatataacatatatacacacacacacacacacacacacacacatatatatatatatatatatatatatatatatatatatatatatatatatatatatggatatatgtacatacacacacacacacacacacaatatatatatatatatatatatatatatatatatatatatatatatatatatatatatatatatatatatatatatatatatgtatatatatatatagatatgtatattatatataatgtacatatatatatatatatatatatatatatatatatatatatatatatatatatatgtgtgtgtgtgtgtgtgtgtgtgtgtgtgtgtgagtttccaAATCCTCCAAATTATTAACAAGctattatgattttttcttcttttcagtgttGTTGAAAATATGATACAGTATGCCTTGTTATTTACAGAATCAAGCAAACGACTGTATTTAATAATCCTAGGATTTTTAATgacttttaattgaaaaataatgttaCAGATCATTCGACAGACAAAAGTCCTTTTATCTCAATCAGTAATGAATGGGTAGTAAATGTTTTTGGACCTCCTTTAAAAAACAAGATAAGAAAACTGATCGAAAAACTTACTGACTGAGTCCCTGAAAGTCGCCCCTTCGCCCGAAAATCCTTTACATAATTTGATCCACTGATGCCCTCGGGAATATACAGACTTTCACCCAGTCCCTCCTTCCAGCCGAACTGTAAAACGAAAGTGGAAGACGAAATTGCGCAACGAAGATAAATTGAAGATGACCGTTCATAAATTCTGCAGAGTCATGACCAGAATCAGGCGTTCTTGTTTCACCATTTTCCTCCAGTTCATGTCATCCATCTCATCCATCCTGTTTCATCTGCCAGGGCAATCTTGTCACTCGttccttctctgtctgtctgtctgtctgtctctctctctctttctttccagttCGGGGAGAAAACGTGGTCTGGaggttttcctttatatatatatatatatatatatatatatatatatatatatatatatatatatatatatatatatatatatatttatatatatatatatatatatatatatatatatatatatatatacatatatgtgtgtgtgtgtgtgtgtatgtataaataatatacatatatatatatatatatatacatatatatatatatatatatatgccatgtgtgtgtgcgtgtttctaTCAACTTTATCTGACTTATAAATCTAAAAATTGCTTAACCGTGTGCAGATGGTACAACTGAACTTGACAAGAATTTTGTAAGCAATGAAAAAGTTCATGCCTTTGCTCTCGTCGTCCAAAAACTTACTTCTCAAGACGAGAAGAAAGGACTGAGTAAATAAATACCGTTATCTTCAGTGTTATTACttaattcaaacaatttttcttAGACCAgtgttttaataaactttttcctttaatgtttatTCGAATTCTCTAAAGTCAGCGGTTGTGTTAATATCTTCCTTCAACTAATATTTGCTCGGACTCTTTTGACAAACCTTTTTCAGTTACTGCAACTTGGTCAAACAGTAACAATGATTTTTCGGAATCACTTCCATTGATCCAGTGTTGaattaaatatctttcaaatacTCGAAAAGTGTTacaacattatcattatcaccagaTGTGTAACAGATATCTAATGCTTTTCAAATCATTCTCAAAGTCAGATcttcaattataataataatgttaagtcTTTTTCGGCTTTGGGCCCCTTTGTGTCTACCTAACTCGATCTGGTGTTTCTTCTTATATTTGGGTCATCAGaaatttttcagtagtttttgCAGTCACCTGACAATTCTCATCGCTAACTCTTTCAGTTGACTGAATGTGGGATTCGGAAAACATTCTCGATTCACAGAATGCGTTTGTCCCTGACTGAAAGGTGGGCTCGGTGGTAATTCTGTCTTTTCGACTATTACCCTGTAAGTTATGATGCAACTGCCTCTTCTTTCTCGTATCTCGTTTAGTATATGGTTCCATCCTAAATCGTCAACTGTGATGTGTCTTGTAATCCCATTACTGAGAGTTACTTGATGCCAAGCTGCTCAGTAAAGGATATCTTGTCTTCCTGGGAAGATGCATCCCATACTAACAATCATCACGCACGTAAGTAGCAAATAAAGCTATAGAACCCCATCACTTCCATCACAACTAAAATGAAATCCTTCCAGAGAAGTATGATGAATCGCTACATATTCTCGCGTGTGGTTTCTACGTCATTATTCTATTACTGGAATTCTTGATCGGTTTCTGAAGCTAGGAAAATATATAACCAGAAATTTTGTACCTTCTTgggaaatttatcttttttttactttcggtCAGTTTACTACCAgtagttagttattttattgaaatatacataaatttattttaaaaaagtgcattgttttaattataaaaatcattaaaaccaaaacacagtttttccatttttttatattttgtccacaataaaataccaaacatatatATGGTAGGTGAACAGTTCACCGATATAATCCTAGTATATAATGGATATACTGGAACGAAGGTGTGAGTAGGAGGCTGCgtacaaacttactgatttattcaagacaataaacagacaggtcaagagctcttgcaAGCAGAAATGTAGTGTGTGACACGAggcaaacaaaatagagattaacattCATTCAAGTGtatttgagaaaggaaaatggtacataattctatatatatacacgttgtggatggagttctgataaatatagctagaaagctgacattgtattacTTCCAgcaggaatgatacatttgacgtgacatgattTTGGACGATAGTATACATTAAAAAGGGTGTAAACTACCGACTGTGTTTCTTATACATGCATGCTTGGCGTGTATGTCAGGAGATGTTCAttgtgaggagtggatgcccaCAGAGTATGAGTCTGGGCGGCCAGGTAAGTTGGACGATcgtgtaggtccatgtgggaccctacaggactccTCACCTTAGAGAGGCCTACGGTTGTAGgtcggtgtctgggaggtatgctgcTTAAGTCGATCGATGGAAAGCCAGACGGTTCTGCCATCAGCTGTCATCTGGTAGGCTTCGTTTCTTCTTTGGAAGACCTGGTATGGTCCCGAGTAGGCTGGCGAGAGGCGGGGCTCTGTGTGCATCCACTCGTATGAATGCGTATTTCCCTTCCAGCAGCTCGTTGGGGACGTACAATTTTTTGGCCATGTCATAGGTCGTCTTGGCTGGCATTATCGGTTCTAACGCTTTACAGATGTCGGATGGGGATGTCAGGCTCATCAGATGTTGAAAGATGTCTCCTGGCAATGTTAATGCTTGTTCATACAATGATTCTGCTGAAGATGCATCGAATGAGGAGTGTGGTGACGTTCTCAGGCCCAGTAGAACCCAAGGTAACTCTTTTCTCCAGCTCCCACCTTGACATCTGGctgtgagtgatgctttcaatgaCTGGTGTAGCCTTTTGATGATGCCATTGGCTTCTGGGTTGTGTGTACCGTCTTTGTTCCCAAACTGTCTCGAGAGCATGCCATAAACTGGATCTGGAGTTGGCCCCCTATCACTCATGATGATTTTTGGGACTCTATGTCTGCTGACCCATCCGATGAGAGCTTTCATTCAACTCTCCACCGTCTGTTGCCGtattggtattgcttctggccacctggtatttctgtcaatgatggtgaacaggtatctgcACCCTTCGGAGGGGGGAAGGGGCCCAttacgtcgatgtggatgtgggcgAGACGGCAGTGTGTTGCGTGAAACTCTCCTGTTCCACTCTCTACTTGCCTCGTTACTTTTGACGTTTGACACGGAAGGCATTCTCTCGTCCACTTTTTGATGCCAGCCTTCATTCCCCACCAAGATGTATCATTCTACTATAGTTCAGGTTGTGTGGCC
The nucleotide sequence above comes from Macrobrachium rosenbergii isolate ZJJX-2024 chromosome 1, ASM4041242v1, whole genome shotgun sequence. Encoded proteins:
- the LOC136839237 gene encoding uncharacterized protein; translated protein: MKALIGWVSRHRVPKIIMSDRGPTPDPVYGMLSRQFGNKDGTHNPEANGIIKRLHQSLKASLTARCQGGSWRKELPWVLLGLRTSPHSSFDASSAESLYEQALTLPGDIFQHLMSLTSPSDICKALEPIMPAKTTYDMAKKLYVPNELLEGKYAFIRVDAHRAPPLASLLGTIPGLPKKKRSLPDDS